Sequence from the Penaeus vannamei isolate JL-2024 chromosome 25, ASM4276789v1, whole genome shotgun sequence genome:
tgatgataaagataataacgaaaatgacaacTAGGAATCCCCAATCAGTACAACCTTAAGTTCCCTTAACTTATAACAAACCAAAATaggaataaatatacaaattgctTTAATAATAACCAAAGCAaacattacccccacccccccacacacacacacctccttatGCACAGCACTGTTATCCCTCGTTATCCAGCGAACGAAAGAAATCCATTGACTTACCTGGATGAACATCTTGACAAAGGAAATGGGGGACTGGAATGAGTGACAGGCAGTGCAACGAGACGCTTTTATGACATTCGTCGCGCCTTGACAGTTGCCAGAGCGTCCCACGGCCATTTCCGTTaagagtatttttatttttatttatctatttttaatgctttttttctctgtcttgctATGGCTGggtttgtttgatatatttttttttcattattcatttttattttttactttttttttggggggggatgttttttgtttgttgctgtggttgttgttgttttttcgtttttgtctacttatcattcttttcttttcttttctttgttgtgaaagatctttttattgttgtctgTCACCATCATCTACCTCTCATgttatttgtctgtgtcttttcctacaaaagaaagaaaatctacaaaaaattattgataatatatatatatatatatatatatatatatatatatatatatatatatatatatataaagaagaaataaaaaaaaaaaaacatggattaaCCCGCAGCGACGTTCTTCAAAtccaagacaaaaaaagaaagttagagacataagaaagaaaaacgtcaTGATTCCTCCACTGTCATTTCTCCCTTGTAGACCTCGTCCGCCGCCCCACCCATCGCCCGACCGCACGAGACGCCACAGTATATAAAggagacactcgcttccaggcaCTCACTCGAGCCTCTTCCTCTGCACGACGTCGCTCGGTCACACTCTGCAACATGACACTGAAGGTTGGGTCCGCGAGGGGGAAACGCTTTTCggaatagaaagatatacatatgtgtaagagTGGAAGCCTTGCGCGTGTGGGCCAAGTTGTTTCTAAAAGTCGTCACTTGCGCAGTTCAGTTTGCAGCTTGTCCGAAGATGAGTGGCTCGTTGTTGCATGACTGTTGTTTTGCATGGTGTGACGTTAGTGATGGATGAGACATTAATTATCCATCGCTTCTACGCTATTCAAATGGGTTGTCATTGATGGCACAACCTAGTACGGTTCAGTTTAATTGAGATATCTTTTTGGGTCCACACTTGAGCCAATGCGCAGCACCCAGTAGACAGGCACTTCGACAACTTTGCGTGATCAACAAATAATCACGACTATACTACTTAAGTGTAATTACGACAGTGTTACAAGGGATGCATTTAGGCCTACGTGATTGCGAACTGCCTCAccgataatagcaatggcaaaaaTGTTAGATGTAAAGGTTATTATTATAGCAAAAATATGTACTCTTAAATTAGTCAATTTACCCAGTAACATGCACTTATGGTTTCGTCAGCTGTTTCACTCTTGTCTACATGCGGTTAATTTCACTGTAGTGAATTTTTGAAGAAAGTTTTAGAAATAATTGATGTGAATAATCCAGCCGTATGTGCAACAGTAAAATCATTGTGATGCTTGATTTTCGAAAGTAATGCACAAAACTGCTGACGGATGGCTTTATATACTGCACGACTTATGGTTAAGCTCCGCCCACCACATCCCTCGCCTTCATGTAACAAACACCCTGTGGCAAGAAACAGAGTGCACAATCGTTTATTATTAATGCATGCTATTCAGGAACAAGCAAATATGCGAGTAAATGAAAGACGTTGCCTTATTGAGGGTAAGGATCCTGTTACGTGACTCAAACGAAATCAGTCACCGACATTGCTCTGACCGCTTCTCTAAATGGATCGTTCCGCTGCTGACTTCCCCTTGTCCTCATGTTCCCCACAGGTCTTCTTCGTCGCAGCAGCTGTGCTCTGCCTCGCCCAGGCGGCCCCTGCAGAGGTACGATACCGCCTGGGCGTCCTGCAGCCCGAGACACCTCGTGACCTGGGTGCCTACGAGGAACATCGTCGGCGCCACCATCCGACGTTGCTACCGGAAATCGTCGAGGTCTTCCTGCAAGGTCTCCCAGAAATCCGCGACAGGGCCAACGACCCCGAGAGCATCCAGCAGATCATGCTGGACTTCATGCCCATCCACCAGGAAGGTCATGGAGGCCACAGCCGAAGGCGGAGAGGGCAACAACATCTCGCAGGACACGTACCAGCGCTTCAACGCCGCCGAGAAGGTCATGCCTCACGTGGTCACCTTCATGAACCAGCTGCGGGAGATGGACTTCTTCGGAGTGTCCACGACCCCGACTTCGCCTGCATATGGGTATGCCCAGCACTGAGGCCTTCTGTTTGCCTTCAAACAGGCGTTCAAGCAGTTCCTCTAATCAAGCCTTAATCAGTAGTTTATATCCACTGATACCCTCTTCCCTTGTGCTTTCCCCAAtttcatatgttcatatgtatagtcttttttcctgtttatcaGACTGAGAAGCTCTTTGCTATGTGGATTCTTTCAGTTAATTCGAACTAgttgaaatgtaaagaaaaatgtaCAGTGCTGGACAAACGCAACTACCTTACCCTGATGCTGCCACAACAATAAGTAGGTGTGATCTGCAAAATGTTGAATTATCCCCACCTTCCTCAAGGCCATCATTTGCCTTTAAATCACATTTTCATGTTTGTCCATGTATTCATACAGACTGAAGGTTGTAAGGCAGAAATAATAAcgtcaaaacaaaaaatcaaaagctGTCGGATTCAGGTTGGCAACATAAGTTGTTTGTTAGGTGTCCGAAATTGTATATTATAGTCAGAAATACAACATGCAAACAATCACAATGTCTACTATCCTTATCGAAATTCTCTCAGATCAAACCAACTAATGGAGGCATCATCAATAGCCGAACCGTTCTGAGGGATCGTGAAAAGTCGTGAAAATTAAATCTCAGATAAACAGTTAAATAAATGTTTGTATTCTCATGCTATAGAATTATGTGTTCCCATGCAGTAAAATCCTTTCCTCTATAtttaatgaataaaaattagctgaaaataaacattttatttgGTATATGAagacattcctttccttcttacgaTGCCCagccacttttttatttattgatggaTGGTTCTTAAgttctttacgtctctctctctgtctgtctctctctctctcagtttccctctcagtctctctgtctctctctctctcagtctctctctctctctctctctctctctctctctctctctctctctctctctctctctctctttctttctttctttctttctctctctctccatctgtctgtttcttccccccccccccgcctctctctctctgtctccctctctctctctctctctctctctctttctgtgtatactTGGAAAGTTCATAGGATTAAATAAGGCAGTAAAATTCATTACAGTAATTCATGACCTCAGTagatacttaatatatataaatatatatacatatatatatatatatatatatatatatatatatatatatatgtgtgtgtgtgtgtgtgtgtgtgtgtgtgtgtgtgtgtgtgtgtgtgtgtgtgtgtgtgtatgtgtgtatgtatgtatgtatgtatgtatgtattacaaatACAGACTCCTAAAAAGATTACCCAGGTTTCGTCATAGATAAAGATGTTATTTACAGTAAACTGGACTTTCCTCGAACTATGGAAAGAATGCTGACAACATTCAACTAGCTTTCTTCATATATGGATAAAGAAAATGTACACATTTCTCCTGTTTCTGAAGTAATATCGTTTACGGTATGAAGGAAAATAACTGAGGAAGAAACTTTTGCCAATTTACAATTTACTTTTAATAAAATTTCGTCTTTATTGCATGATATCAATCCACACACAGTTAAGAAACACTGCAATATCTGCTTTGTTATGGCAATCTCACTAAAATCAAACTTCACTTAgaaatgatgatagatgatgatgatagaaaggaCTAGTTCATGGAATCACATGGAAGGTGCAAAACGCGAAATTAACCCATgcacattaaaaaaaatgcacacactcacatacctgtgtgtgtgtgtgcatttttcttcctttctatatgtatgtgttaattcgcatatatttacgtatgtatgtgtgtgcatatggtatatatacattactttcATCTGCTTCGTTGTTGACCAGAAAAGGAAATATTGGGCAAAACAAAGATCTTTCTCTGGATTGGCCGAGTGCCTCCCCTTTGGATTTTAGAGACCCAAGTAATGTGCAGAAGAAAGcgttttaatgttgttgttttttagtctGGACGctccattatatttttttcctttttcctcctctcccgtgctctctatttctatctctatctctgcctctctctctctctctctctctctctctctctctctctctctctctctctctctctctctctctctctctctctctctctctcacttacttcctCACTCagtcatccactctctctctctctctctttcacttacagCACCTGAACTGACCACATTTTTAACATTGTGACATCCCAAGCTTTTCGCTCTTCGGGTTTTTCAAAAGGTCATTCAACCTCACTCTTTCTACTcacctatctatctcatcttcctCACTCGCTCTTATTCGTAATCGCTCGCAaaagcatacccccccccccattcccttccccttgggCATGGCTCCCCTCGAATCGGGTCATGTTAGGATGACCTTCCTCAAGCCCTTATCAAGGTCATATGATACCTTTGACTCTCGCTGCATCTGAGGTCACTCCCTGGAGCTGACCTTTTGTTCTAGCCTCCACCATTGTCTCAAACTCCTgtgtattatattgttattgaggGTAATACGTTGGCTAAAGTGTCTGTGATCATTTACCTGAACCGAACAGGTTTTTACgtaatctctttctttatcatttttttttctccctgtttcatacgcgtctctctctctctctctctctctctctctctctctctctctctttctctctctctctctctctttctccatctctctctctctctttctccatctctctttctctcactttctctctctctctctcacacacacacacatacacacacactcactcactcactcacccactcactcactcactcccacacattcactctctctctctctctctcttactctttctttctctttctatctcttttttttactctttctttctctttctatctctatcttttactctttctttctctttctttctctttggctgtatatatatatatatatatatatatatatatatatatatatatatatatatatatataatatatatatatatatatatatatatatatatatatatatgcatatatatacatatatatctttcaaatGATGACTATGGGGGACGTGAGAtacatttgttgttgtttactgtttAATAACATATATTTACACTTTATGATGAATTATGAGGATGTAGGATTTATCAGTGAGTGGGTGGTAAGATTATGCATATTAATCTTAGAATAAACCTGCAGCAGGCCTACCGAGAAAAAAGTAATAGACTTACTCATCAGCTACtcgtcctttttattttttttcctcttgtgcgtttctctctctctctctctctctctctctctctctctctctctctctctctctctctctctctctctctctctctctctcactctctctttctctctctttgaaacgCTACTAACTCCAAGCTTCTATATTTCTCAATGCTTCGTGTCCATGATGTGgtcttccatcttctcctgctcctcttcctcttcttggaaggttttcctctctcctccaaccctttGTGCTTCTTCTCATCATCCTGACCTGCTTGCGTCTTCTCCCTCGCATCTTCGTCTGCGTCTACCCGTGGTTGATGAACACCCCGTGTCTATGGGGCATCGTGGACAGAAAAAGGACCCAGCTGACGATTGGTGTCTGGCGTCCGCGCCCATAGCCGGGGCCTCCTCGGCGGCGTCCTCCGTCAGGGTCCTCTCGGCGGCGGAGTCCTCAGCGAAGCCGAACAAGTCGCTCCCGGTAGCTTCAGCATGAAGCTGAAGGCGGAGGAAGGACCTTCTCGGCGCGGTCCAGCCTCTGCAGGCTCCTCCTCGGACACGCTCCGCCCCTCGGCCTCCGCCACGGCGAACAGGATCCTGCAGCAGGTCACGGGCATGAACGCCATCAGGGATCTCGAACATGTTCTGCGAAGTCAGAAGGGGTCGGCCTGAGAGCGAGCCAACCTGCTGGCCAGCTCCTTCAGGGTCTTGGCAACCTCGGGCAGGATGTCGATGGTCGCCGCCACCACGCCCTCGTATTTCCCCAAGTCCCTCGGCTTCTCCGGCTGAAGCACGCCCAGGGCCTCGTACGTCTGGGCGGACGCGGCGCAGGCGCACGTCGCACAGGCCAGGAGGATCTGTGGGAGGCGGGATTCCTCAGAGGATACGTCTCGGAAAATTCAAAGGGAAAAAGCAATAAGGTAGAGGATGCGAGAATCAAGAAGTAGGACAAGGTCAACCGCGGGGATCTGTCATCATCCCGATGGTTGCCGAGTCGAGTGTTTAACAAACTGCATATTGAGGGCGGTGTAGAAGTAAGCTTGAAAatcataatggtaacgatgagATTGACATCAGAAAATGATGACAAAGCAAGCTTCTGGTTCACTAAGGATGTCAACAGCACAGCGACTACGGCAAAGACACCgagataaattataataataatggtaaacgtAATgctgttaataacgataataacaacaaattaaaGGTAACACAGGCTTAATTGCAAACACCACAGTTATAATAAACAGAAATCAAAAAGTCCTTTCTGCCATATCGCCGACCAGTAACAAATGCAACACTTCGAAGTCCCTACTGATCTATACTGAAAGGTCCTTTAACTAATAAcagatattaagaataataataataaaataaaaacatttgtaACCATAACATTCGATTCCCTAAAAAAAATGACAACGATATCTCTTCCCCCCATAGAAAAATTCACTTACTTGAATGTTCATCTTGACTAGGGAAATGAAAGATTGGAATGAAAGGCAATGAGAGCAATGCGTGGCTTTTATAACGTTCGTCTTGCCCTGCCAGTTGCCAGAAGGTCCCACGGCACTTTCTGTTGCGAAAAttatcttttctgtctgtttctcaatttctctctctctctctctttctctctctctctctctctctctctctctctctctctctctctctctctctctctctacttaatctctctctgtctgtctgtctgtctgccaatctctctctctctctctctctctttctctctctctctctctctctctctctctctctctctctctctctctctctctctctctctgccaatctctctctctcaccctctctctctctctctctctctctctctctctctctctctctctctctagttctccgtTTCTGCCGTGAGTCACAGAAAGGTGATTGGCTTGGACAATAAGAAATATCCAACCTACCATGAATACTTCTAaatcacagagaaaaaaaaagtggggtgACAAGACGGAATTGGAAAAATAGAAAAGTCTAGTGTTTAATGAACTGTAATTTCTTCCATGTAGAagtagccctccccctcccccccgccgtaGCCCCACCCCCAGCTGCGCACGAGACGACTGAGTATATAAAGGAAGGTCTCGCTCGCCAGGTAGACACTCGACCCTCTCTCGTTCAACGACGTCGCTCGGCTATACCCTGCAGCATGGCGTTTAAGGTTGGATCTAGAAGGATTACTGGCTTACATTTACTCGTACACACACCaacatgcgtgtgtgtagatttatgtaAACGTTTGCCTTGAAATAGATACGAATAATTAACGAATGGCAGGTAGAGACAATGGATGTGTAGCATTGCATGTGACTGTGTCTGTGCGTATTATCGTAGTGGCTGTGGAAGTGAGCATGATGAGATTATTGCGTGATGTAACCCGAACTGAGTAAGTGAAATTGTGTGGAGTGAATTTGAGTAAGTGAATTTGTGCTGAGTGAATTTATATAGTTATctgatttagatatatagatgattcCATAGACAGGCAATGTGAACCGGTAACTATGAATACATGTAGTCATCAATGTATAAATCCGTGTGAACGAGTGTATGGTTGAATAGTGAAAATTAGTATGATGAACATGTGACCGACGATGTGACCGTTCCGCCATACCATGACCTCCCTTCGTGTCTCCCACAGGTTCTTTTGGTGGCAGCCGCCGTGCTCTGCCTTTCAAGGGCGGCCCCGCAAGGATACGAAGCCCTGGGCGTCCTGCAGCCCGAGACACCTCGTGACCTGGGCGCCTACGAGAACATCGTCGGCGCCACCATCGACGTGCTGCCGGAAATCGTCGAGGTCTTCCGCAAGGTCTCCCAGAACCGCGACAGGGCCAACGACCCCGAGAGCGTCCAGCAGATCATGCTGGACTTCATGCCCATCACCAGGAAGGTCATGGAGGCCACGGAGAAGGCGGAGGGCAACAAGTTCTCGCAGGACACGTACCACCGCTTCAACGCCGCCGAGAAAGTCATGCCTCACGTGGTCACCTTCATGAACCAGCTGCGGGAGATGGACTTCTTCGGAGTGTCCACGACCCCAACTTCGCCTGATTATGGGTATGTCCTTCATTGAGGTCTCCCGCTTCCCCTCGAACGAGCTCTTTAGCAATTCTTCTGTTCACTCTCCTTTTTCCAGTAATGCCATTTTTCCCATGTGTAATTTAATATCAGTCATACTTATCTATTCTTCACCTCAAGGCTATCAATTTTGAATATCTTTTTGTaactgtgaaaaaatatatatataaatacactcccTTAAGTTCTTTTTGTCCACAATTTTATGTCTGATCATCAGACCAAATGGTGAAGACACTACAGATCAGCAAACGAAATTCTGAATCcttaaaaggaggggaaaagaggagagagagaaggaggaggaaggagaatggggaggggaaaagaagatgatTAATACTGAATCTTCCCGGATGGACAATGAAATTTCTTAAACTCGTATATTGTTAAGTTATACTTTCCTAGGATcaggtttaagaaaaaaaaaatgttttacactTGAACGATAAAAGTTTAAAAGTTCGAATAAACAGTGACATTCGTGCTGTAAATCAACCTTACAGCCTGGAGATAATGCCTCCTTTTGTTCCTGGGATAGAAggaaaacattcttttttttaacgTTATTACACCTTAATATGAATAGTTCATATTTTCATGCTATACATATACAGATCTGCctgaatttaaaagaaaaaaaaaagatccaataAGTCAGAAAAAATAACCGCATTGAAGGTtatcattaaatattttttttccattcaaagAAAGTGATACAGGAATCGTGTCACTCTCCTTGTTAGACAAATTGGAACGCAAAGTAGGTCAAAGATGGGTGAGATTGTAATCACTTATTACTGTAGCACAAGTAACCTTATAGACACTAAGTTGACGATGGTATTCAACaatgattatttttccttttattattttttcattttccatttttttatttatcattatcatttatttttttagtttttttttttttttttactctcttctctcttctctcttctctcctctctctcttctctcttctctctctttactgctATTTTAACCCCCTGACAAAAGAAAAGTCCATCTCCTTTAGGACCTCTTACTCGACACATCATCGTAACAGAAAAACGTAAAGAGAGATACCTGATATAAATCCACACAATGGAAGACaagtttcaacattttttttcttcttttaatatcgTAAGAATTGATACCAGCGTGTGTAATAGAGTATTCTTCATTAAAACTAGAAGGGCTTGCCGTGAGAGGATGAAGACCTCCAGCACTAATTATAATGCCCGTAAATGAATTATAAATTTATTGATAAACAGTAATGACTAGCAGGAAATTATTATCTAAAGGAAGTTCATCAAAATAATAGACCTCTAGTGTTTATATAACCTACTTGGCAGTGCCATGCGTGGTTTTTCCTCTAATATTCAACTTTCAATTTCTCTGAT
This genomic interval carries:
- the LOC138866343 gene encoding uncharacterized protein — translated: MAFKVLLVAAAVLCLSRAAPQGYEALGVLQPETPRDLGAYENIVGATIDVLPEIVEVFRKVSQNRDRANDPESVQQIMLDFMPITRKVMEATEKAEGNKFSQDTYHRFNAAEKVMPHVVTFMNQLREMDFFGVSTTPTSPDYGYVLH